The Streptomyces fungicidicus nucleotide sequence GGCTTTCGGTCACGCCGTCAGCCCCCTGTACCCCTGAGCCACAGCCCTGCCTGTCACGCCGCATTCCGCGGTGGGACGAGTGTGCCCTGGGGCTGATCGCGGTGACGAGATGACTTCTCGCGCTTCTCCTCACCTCGGAGTCCTCGATGCCCCTCCCGCTGTACCTTCTTGCCCTGGCGGTCTTCGCCATGGGCACCTCGGAGTTCATGCTCGTCGGCCTGCTGCCGGACATCGCCGGGGAGTTCGACGTCACCGTCGGGACGGCAGGCCTGCTCACCTCGGCCTTCGCGATCGGCATGATCGTCGGCGCCCCGCTGGTGGCCGCGCTCGCCCGCGACTGGCCCAGGCGCTCCAGCCTGCTGACGTTCGTCCTCGCTTTCGCGGCGGCCCACGCCGTGGGTGCCGTCACCTCCTCCTTCCCGGTCCTGTTCGCCACCCGGGTCGTCGCCGCGCTCGCGAACGCCGGGTTCCTTGCCGTCGCTCTGACGGCTGCCGCCACGCTGGTCCCGCCCGACAGGAAGGGACGTGCGCTGGCCGTGCTGCTGTCAGGCACGACGACAGCCACGATCGCAGGTGTCCCCGGTGGGTCGATGCTCGGCACGTTGCTCGGCTGGCGGGCCACCTTCTGGGCTGTCGCCGCTCTCTGCCTGCCCGCGGCTCTCGGCATCCTGAAGGGGATGCCCACGGGGCGCGTGAAAGACGTGGCGACTGGCGGGCCGGCCTTGCGGACGGAGCTCGCCCAGCTCACCAGGCCACGGTTGATCCTGGTGATGCTGCTCGGCGCGCTGATCAACGCTGCGACGTTCGCGAGCTTCACCTTCCTCGCCCCCGTGGTGACCGGTACCGCCGGGCTGGACGCATGGTGGATCTCTGTCGTTCTGGTGCTCTTCGGTGTCGGCTCCTTCGTCGGCGTCACCGTCGCAGGTCGGCTGTCCGACCGGCGTCCCGGTCTGGTCGTCGCAGTCGGCGGCCCGTTGCTGCTCCTCGGCTGGCCGGCCCTGGCGGTGCTCGCCGTCGAGCCGGTCGCCCTGTTCGTCCTCGTGTTCGTGCAGGGCGCGCTGTCGTTCGCGCTGGGCAGCACGCTGATCACGCGGGTCCTCTACGAGGCAGCGGGAGCCCCGACCATGGCCGGCTCGTATGCGACCGCGGCCCTCAACGTCGGCGCCGCCGCCGGCCCCCTCATCGCCGCGGCCACCCTCGACACCGCGGCCGGGAACCTCGGACCGCTGTGGACCAGCGGGCTCCTCGTCGCGGTCGGGCTGCTCATCATGTGTCCCCTCCGCACTGTGATCACGGCCGGCCGAAGCGTCGATGTGGTCGAGTGACACACTGTTTGCTCCGGGCTCGACCACCGCTCGATGTGGAGCGGCTCGGGCGGCCACGGCACGAGTCCCACATCCTCCGTCCGCGCACGCCGACAGAGGCCCGACGCACCGTCGTACCTCGCGACAGCCGCCAGCACGTCGGCCACCCAGCTGCTCCAGTGCGACGGCCACCCAGCTGCTCCAGTGCGACGTCGAGCAGCGGCTCGTCGTCGATCGTCAGGTGCATCGTCTCCAGGAACAGGAGTTCCTTGCGCTTGAGGGTCGTGGCGCTGGAGCCGGTCTGCAGCATGCGGGACAGGAAGTCCGGTCAACGATGTTGACTCCCCTGCCGGAGGGCTGCACATTACTTGACGGTAGAACCGTTCGGTAACTGCGCAGCCCGGCACTCTTCCCCGTTCGCACCACTCCGTTCCGCCGACGGCACACCCCGAAGAGAGGGATCACATGCCGAAGCACGCACTCCGGAATGTCATGGCCACATCACTCGCACTCACGGGTGCGCTCGCCCTCGGTCTCCCGGGCGGCGCCGCCCACGCCTCCTCGTCGCTCGACTACGTCGCCCTCGGCGACAGTTACAGCGCCGGGTCGGGCGTGCTGCCCGTGGACACCAGCAACCTGCTGTGCCTGCGCTCCACCGCGAACTACCCGCATGTGATCGCCGCACGGACGGGCGCCCGCCTGAAGGACGTGACCTGCGGCGCCGCCCAGACGAAGGACTTCACCTCGTCGCAGTACCCCGGGGTCGGGCCCCAGGTGAACGCGCTCAGCACGGACACTGACCTGGTGACGCTGACGATCGGCGGCAACGACAACGGCACCTTCATCAACGCCCTGACCGCCTGCGGCACCGCGGGCGCCCTCAGCGGCGGCAAGGGCAGCCCCTGCAAGGACAAGCACGGCACCTCCTTCACCGACCAGATCGAGACGAACACCTATCCCGCGCTGAAGAGCGCCCTGCGGACCGTACGCGCCAAGGCACCCAACGCCCGTGTGGCGGTCCTGGGTTACCCGTGGATCACGCCGCCCGAGGCCGACCCGTCCTGCTTCGTGAAGCTGCCGGTGGCCACCGGCGACGTGCCCTACCTGCGTGACATACAGGCACACCTGAACTCGGCGGTCCAGCGTGCCAGCGACGAGACCGGAGCCACCTACGTGGACTTCGCCCAGGTCTCCGAGGGTCACGACGCGTGCAAGGCCGAGGGCACCCGCTGGATCGAGCCCCTGCTCTTCGGCAGCAGCCTCGTCCCGGTCCATCCCAACGCCCTCGGGGAACGGCGCATGGCCGAGCACACCATGAGCGTCCTCGGCCTGAGCTGACGGCGGCGCGCCTCACCTTCGAACGATCGGTCCGCCCGGGCCCGGCGCGGAACCGGGCGGACGGACGGCTCCCTCACCGCCCGCCCGGTCAGCCGCCGAGCGCGGCGGAAGGCGCGTCCCCGTTCTGGGCCTGCCGGGCCCGTTCCGCGAGCACCGTGGCGAATTCCCGGACACCGTCCTCGTCGACGCCGCCCTTGCCCGCGGAAGCCGCCTCGGTCCACAGCAGCGTCGTGCCGACCCGGGTCTGGGTCACGGCGCCGGGCTCGCCCTGGAAGCCGGAAGTGCCGAACCGCGCGTCCCGCTCGTCACCGATCCGGCCGAGACCGAACGCCTTGGCCTTCTGTCCCGCCCGCTTGCCGTAGTAGCCGTCCCAGAGCACGTCGTAGGCCGCCCGGGCGGCCTGTTCGCTGTCGTAGGCGATGATCAGGAAGGTGACGTCGGCGGCGTTGTCGTCGTGCCGGAAGGTCGAGGCGCCGAAGAAACGGGAGTTCTCGCAGCCCGCGTTGCCCTTGATGGGGCAGGCCTGCTGACGGTACAACTTGTCCGTCTTTACGGCGGTGGGCCGGGCGGACTCCTTCCAGCCCGTCATGGCCTCACCGTCCGGCAGCACTTCCCGGACCTGTTCCTTCGTGAGCGCTG carries:
- a CDS encoding Cmx/CmrA family chloramphenicol efflux MFS transporter — encoded protein: MPLPLYLLALAVFAMGTSEFMLVGLLPDIAGEFDVTVGTAGLLTSAFAIGMIVGAPLVAALARDWPRRSSLLTFVLAFAAAHAVGAVTSSFPVLFATRVVAALANAGFLAVALTAAATLVPPDRKGRALAVLLSGTTTATIAGVPGGSMLGTLLGWRATFWAVAALCLPAALGILKGMPTGRVKDVATGGPALRTELAQLTRPRLILVMLLGALINAATFASFTFLAPVVTGTAGLDAWWISVVLVLFGVGSFVGVTVAGRLSDRRPGLVVAVGGPLLLLGWPALAVLAVEPVALFVLVFVQGALSFALGSTLITRVLYEAAGAPTMAGSYATAALNVGAAAGPLIAAATLDTAAGNLGPLWTSGLLVAVGLLIMCPLRTVITAGRSVDVVE
- a CDS encoding SGNH/GDSL hydrolase family protein — translated: MPKHALRNVMATSLALTGALALGLPGGAAHASSSLDYVALGDSYSAGSGVLPVDTSNLLCLRSTANYPHVIAARTGARLKDVTCGAAQTKDFTSSQYPGVGPQVNALSTDTDLVTLTIGGNDNGTFINALTACGTAGALSGGKGSPCKDKHGTSFTDQIETNTYPALKSALRTVRAKAPNARVAVLGYPWITPPEADPSCFVKLPVATGDVPYLRDIQAHLNSAVQRASDETGATYVDFAQVSEGHDACKAEGTRWIEPLLFGSSLVPVHPNALGERRMAEHTMSVLGLS